A stretch of Lathyrus oleraceus cultivar Zhongwan6 chromosome 6, CAAS_Psat_ZW6_1.0, whole genome shotgun sequence DNA encodes these proteins:
- the LOC127094657 gene encoding uncharacterized protein LOC127094657, giving the protein MNPERESIHNYKFVEPPLAVLRGLGARLDLTHKDAFKETYGNMLGILNTEVNITVVHTLVQFYNPPLRCFTFQDYQLAPTLEEYSHILGIRIKNQVPYICTKELPEYRELAEALHMGKKEIELNLKPKGGIHGFTSKFLVDKTITFAEAGSWTAFNAHLALLIYGIFLFPNMEEFMDLAAIHIFLTQNPIPTLLADTYHSIHVRTQKKKGIIICCTPLLYRWFISYLPSEGPFVENKDNLKWFQRIMSLKAEDIPWYSRVYDGVKLILNYGDFPNVPLLGTKGGINYNPRLALR; this is encoded by the coding sequence atGAATCCCGAGAGAGAAAGCATCCATAATTACAAGTTTGTGGAACCTCCATTGGCTGTGTTGAGAGGACTTGGGGCACGTTTAGACCTGACTCACAAAGACGCCTTCAAGGAAACGTATGGTAATATGCTGGGAATTCTGAACACCGAGGTCAATATCACCGTTGTGCACACCTTGGTGCAGTTCTACAATCCACCACTAAGGTGCTTTACTTTCCAAGACTATCAGCTAGCGCCGACACTGGAAGAATATTCTCATATTTTGGGTATCAGGATAAAGAACCAGGTGCCCTACATCTGCACTAAGGAACTTCCTGAATATCGAGAACTTGCTGAAGCTTTGCATATGGGAAAGAAGGAGATAGAATTGAACCTGAAACCAAAAGGTGGAATCCATGGCTTCACCTCTAAGTTTCTCGTAGACAAAACTATTACTTTCGCTGAAGCTGGAAGCTGGACGGCCTTCAACGCCCATCTAGCTTTACTCATCTATGGGATTTTCTTGTTTCCGAATATGGAGGAGTTCATGGACTTGGCTGCTATTCACATCTTCTTGACTCAGAACCCGATTCCCACTCTTCTTGCTGATACTTACCATTCCATTCACGTAAGGACCCAAAAGAAGAAAGGGATTATCATCTGTTGCACCCCTTTACTGTATAGATGGTTTATTTCGTATCTACCCAGTGAAGGTCCCTTCGTTGAGAACAAAGATAATCTGAAATGGTTCCAGAGGATCATGTCCTTAAAAGCTGAAGACATCCCTTGGTATTCTCGAGTGTATGATGGTGTCAAGCTCATCCTTAATTATGGGGATTTTCCTAAcgtgcctcttcttggtacaaaaggaggaatcaactacaacccgagGTTAGCATTGCGATAA